The following are encoded in a window of Lactobacillus acidophilus genomic DNA:
- a CDS encoding RNA-guided endonuclease TnpB family protein, with protein sequence MLKGIKLRLYPNQTQQDQLWQMFGNDRFVWNKMLVMMNERYQNNKELPFLSKFKLNYLLKPLKKEYPFLKNSDSSSLQVEAKPAEQFRQTGKQIGIDVGVADLATLSNGLKYLSFDGSYYEKKTVNWQKKYSRRRYLAQMLCLQDKQRKTLSPRSLDSFSNWKKAQRTKAVCQAKVAAQRKDYLHKLTTHLVKQYDVIVIEDLKVKNLQKNHHLAKSIANASWSMFRQMMEYKCQWYDKKLIAVDPKNTSRICSKCGYNSGEKPLDIREWSCPNCQTHHDRDINAAVNILNKAKPAL encoded by the coding sequence GTGCTGAAAGGAATCAAGCTGCGCTTATATCCTAACCAAACTCAACAGGATCAGCTTTGGCAAATGTTTGGCAATGACCGCTTTGTCTGGAACAAAATGCTGGTCATGATGAATGAACGCTATCAAAACAATAAGGAATTGCCTTTCTTATCTAAGTTTAAATTGAATTATTTGCTTAAACCGTTAAAGAAAGAATATCCTTTTCTAAAAAACAGCGACTCTTCCAGTCTGCAGGTTGAAGCTAAACCGGCAGAGCAATTCAGGCAAACTGGCAAACAGATTGGAATCGATGTTGGAGTGGCTGATCTGGCTACTCTGTCCAATGGACTTAAATATCTTTCTTTTGATGGTTCTTATTATGAAAAGAAAACTGTTAATTGGCAAAAGAAGTATTCACGTAGAAGGTATTTGGCTCAGATGCTTTGTCTGCAGGATAAACAGCGCAAGACACTCTCTCCTAGAAGTCTGGACAGCTTTTCAAACTGGAAAAAAGCTCAAAGGACTAAAGCAGTCTGTCAAGCTAAAGTAGCTGCTCAGCGTAAAGATTATCTTCACAAGCTGACAACACACCTAGTTAAACAATATGATGTAATTGTGATTGAAGATTTGAAAGTCAAGAATCTTCAAAAAAATCATCATTTAGCTAAATCAATCGCTAATGCGTCCTGGAGCATGTTTAGGCAAATGATGGAGTATAAGTGTCAATGGTACGACAAGAAGTTAATTGCTGTTGATCCAAAGAATACTTCAAGGATTTGTTCTAAATGCGGCTATAACAGCGGAGAAAAGCCACTGGATATTCGTGAGTGGAGTTGCCCTAACTGTCAAACACATCACGATAGAGATATTAATGCGGCAGTTAATATCTTAAATAAAGCAAAACCTGCGTTGTAG
- a CDS encoding EamA family transporter: MVTQKQRRLWAFLAALACVMWGISGLFAKSLFNISSDITPMWLSQIRMVTSGIILLIVAGILKQKPIATMKNKHDAWVIIAYGIFGLLPVQLFYFIVVQQANASIATILQFVGPFFVMGYLAFTHKQVMRRIDVIAAIFAFIGVVLLATHGRFNHLAITPSVLFWGLLSAVGVATNTLIPIGVLKRVSSLVVTGWGLLSAGICLMIVHPQMPHIPNTPHVWLDVLAVIVIGTLIPFQLMTNSLRFIKASTASLLDAFEPFSATLGSVLCFGLVMTPMDWIGSILVVLAAMALNISPKKKKGKLDGKSQD, from the coding sequence ATGGTTACACAAAAACAACGTCGTCTTTGGGCATTTTTGGCTGCATTAGCTTGTGTCATGTGGGGAATATCAGGTTTATTTGCCAAAAGTTTGTTTAATATTAGTTCAGATATTACACCAATGTGGTTATCACAAATTAGAATGGTAACTTCGGGTATTATTTTATTAATTGTAGCTGGAATTTTGAAACAAAAGCCAATTGCTACAATGAAAAATAAGCATGATGCTTGGGTAATTATTGCTTATGGTATTTTTGGCTTATTACCCGTGCAATTATTCTATTTTATTGTTGTTCAACAGGCTAATGCATCAATTGCAACAATTTTACAATTTGTGGGTCCATTTTTTGTAATGGGCTATCTTGCATTTACTCATAAGCAGGTAATGCGCCGTATCGATGTGATTGCTGCGATTTTTGCATTTATTGGAGTGGTTCTTCTAGCAACTCACGGCCGTTTTAATCATTTGGCAATTACGCCAAGTGTCTTATTCTGGGGACTTCTTTCAGCTGTAGGTGTGGCAACCAACACTTTAATTCCAATTGGGGTTTTAAAACGTGTTTCAAGTTTAGTCGTAACAGGCTGGGGATTATTATCTGCGGGTATTTGTTTAATGATTGTGCATCCACAAATGCCGCATATTCCAAATACACCACATGTTTGGCTTGATGTGTTGGCAGTGATTGTAATTGGAACATTAATTCCATTTCAATTAATGACCAATTCACTTAGATTTATTAAAGCTTCAACGGCCAGCTTGCTCGATGCCTTCGAACCATTTTCTGCGACCCTTGGGTCAGTGCTTTGCTTTGGTTTAGTAATGACACCAATGGATTGGATTGGTTCAATCTTGGTTGTTTTAGCTGCAATGGCTTTGAATATTTCACCTAAGAAAAAGAAAGGTAAATTAGATGGAAAAAGCCAAGACTAG
- a CDS encoding type 1 glutamine amidotransferase: protein MSDKLIKIAYLYEDLMNTYGDSGDVKILSFLLKREGYDTQVDNISLGDEFNAFDYDFVFFGGGQDFEQTVVAKDLPRHKETLEKYINDDKPMLCICGGYQLMGSYYKTNSGVTIPGLDILPLHTVFKSDKRMIGDTRYMTEWGEVKAFENHSGQTYFDDTDKLHPLGNMIEGYGNNPQDHVEGLRYRNFIGSYSHGPLLKNTNVANAIMKMIIAWHNERTNKPATVTE from the coding sequence ATGAGTGATAAATTAATCAAAATTGCATATCTTTACGAAGATTTGATGAACACCTACGGCGATTCTGGCGATGTTAAAATCCTTAGTTTCTTACTTAAACGTGAAGGATACGACACACAAGTGGATAACATTTCACTTGGTGATGAATTTAACGCTTTTGACTACGACTTCGTATTCTTTGGTGGTGGCCAAGACTTTGAACAAACTGTTGTTGCTAAAGATTTACCAAGACATAAAGAAACACTTGAAAAATATATTAATGATGACAAACCTATGCTCTGCATTTGTGGTGGTTACCAACTTATGGGCAGTTACTACAAGACAAATTCTGGCGTAACTATCCCAGGACTCGATATTTTGCCATTACATACCGTCTTCAAGTCCGACAAGAGAATGATCGGTGATACACGTTACATGACCGAATGGGGCGAAGTTAAGGCATTTGAAAACCACTCCGGTCAAACTTATTTCGACGATACAGACAAGTTGCATCCCCTTGGCAACATGATTGAAGGTTACGGTAACAACCCACAAGACCACGTTGAAGGCTTGCGTTACCGTAATTTTATCGGATCATACTCACATGGTCCACTTCTAAAAAATACTAACGTAGCTAATGCAATCATGAAAATGATTATCGCTTGGCACAATGAAAGAACGAATAAACCTGCTACAGTAACCGAATAA
- a CDS encoding YxeA family protein — protein sequence MKNKKVALVGALSVLVVIITLFVSVNSPMINRVSPYIAEAATCVKKHDAIVDRLNPFVSETVSYAQVPEKTQQYVNVEIIDPKSGKNRSYKIKEITGYDPSRKYIKIDHKGQYVKTIDYVSESKFLKIKK from the coding sequence ATGAAAAATAAAAAGGTGGCATTAGTTGGGGCATTATCTGTTTTGGTAGTGATTATAACTTTATTTGTATCTGTAAATAGTCCGATGATCAATCGGGTTAGTCCTTATATTGCTGAAGCAGCAACTTGTGTTAAAAAGCATGATGCGATTGTAGATAGACTAAATCCTTTTGTTAGCGAAACTGTTAGTTATGCTCAAGTTCCTGAAAAAACACAACAATATGTAAATGTGGAAATAATTGATCCTAAGAGTGGTAAAAATCGTAGTTACAAGATAAAGGAAATAACTGGCTATGATCCAAGTAGAAAATACATCAAGATCGATCATAAGGGTCAATACGTTAAAACAATTGATTATGTTTCTGAAAGTAAATTTTTAAAGATAAAAAAGTAA
- the thiD gene encoding bifunctional hydroxymethylpyrimidine kinase/phosphomethylpyrimidine kinase has product MTDQNQKIAVTIAGNDSDGSAGMPADLHSFFARGVYGMGLLTAAVAGNTTGIYAAEVMPVDFIQKQFDVLADDFTINAAKTGMVADSKVMNVVADNLEKYDFGKIVIDPVISTKHGNTLMDDDSYNTFIKRLVPLADIITPNFYEQKKLTNLELNNLNEVKKGAKMLQDMGAKNVLMKGRHDGDQTEVTDLLLTEDGQFHTFTKSYFKTDRVNGTGDTLSAVIAAELAKGNDLIDSVKIAKDFTYEAISHPINVGSKFGPINHLAAQKNNNE; this is encoded by the coding sequence ATGACAGATCAAAATCAAAAAATTGCAGTAACTATTGCTGGTAATGACAGCGATGGTAGCGCGGGGATGCCTGCAGACTTACATTCATTTTTTGCACGTGGCGTTTACGGTATGGGGTTATTAACCGCTGCTGTTGCTGGTAATACAACTGGAATTTATGCAGCAGAAGTAATGCCCGTTGACTTTATTCAAAAACAATTCGATGTTTTAGCTGATGACTTTACAATTAATGCTGCTAAAACCGGTATGGTTGCCGATTCTAAGGTAATGAACGTTGTTGCCGATAATCTTGAAAAATATGACTTCGGTAAAATTGTTATCGATCCCGTAATCTCTACTAAACATGGCAACACTTTAATGGACGATGATTCCTATAATACTTTTATTAAACGTCTTGTGCCGCTTGCCGATATAATTACGCCTAACTTCTATGAACAAAAGAAATTAACTAACCTTGAATTAAACAATCTTAATGAGGTTAAAAAAGGCGCTAAAATGTTGCAAGATATGGGTGCTAAGAACGTTTTGATGAAAGGACGCCATGATGGTGATCAAACTGAAGTAACTGATCTTTTGCTTACCGAAGACGGCCAATTTCATACCTTTACCAAGTCATATTTTAAGACTGATCGTGTAAACGGAACTGGCGATACGTTATCCGCAGTTATTGCAGCAGAACTTGCTAAAGGTAATGATTTAATTGATAGTGTCAAGATTGCTAAAGACTTTACCTATGAGGCAATTTCACACCCAATTAATGTTGGTTCAAAGTTTGGCCCAATTAATCATTTGGCTGCGCAGAAAAATAATAATGAATAA
- a CDS encoding adenylosuccinate synthase — protein sequence MTAVAVVGSQWGDEGKGKITDFLSKDAAMAVRSNGGNNAGHTIDIDGKTFKMRLIPSGIFAAKDNTVIGNGVVINPEVMFSELENLEKNGIDTSGLRISNRAHIIMPYDIKQDEYQEEAKGKNKIGTTKNGIGPTYMDKASRIGIRVCDLLEKDTFEEKLRTNLEIKNELFTKVYGKPALKFEDIFDKYYEYGQRMKKYVTDTSVLVNDALDQNKKVLFEGAQGIMLDIDEGTYPFVTSSNTISGGIASGIGIGANRLDTVIGVCKAYTTRVGAGPFPTELLDETGDRIREIAHEYGTVTGRPRRVGWFDSVALRHSKRVAGINGLSLNLLDVFSGFDKIKICTAYELDGEKIDYYPASLKELYRCKPVYEELPAWEEDITQVKTWDELPENAKKFLNRISELVGVPLVTVSVGPDREQTIVLKNPWEM from the coding sequence ATGACAGCAGTTGCAGTTGTAGGGAGCCAATGGGGCGATGAAGGTAAAGGAAAGATTACTGACTTTTTAAGTAAAGATGCCGCAATGGCAGTTCGCTCAAACGGTGGTAATAACGCAGGTCACACCATTGATATTGATGGCAAGACTTTCAAGATGCGTTTAATTCCTTCAGGAATTTTTGCAGCTAAGGATAACACAGTTATTGGTAATGGTGTTGTAATTAACCCAGAAGTTATGTTTAGTGAACTTGAAAATCTTGAAAAGAACGGTATTGATACTAGTGGCTTGAGAATTTCTAACCGTGCTCACATTATTATGCCTTACGACATTAAGCAAGATGAATACCAAGAAGAAGCTAAGGGTAAAAATAAGATTGGTACTACTAAGAATGGTATTGGTCCAACTTACATGGATAAAGCTTCAAGAATAGGTATTCGCGTTTGTGATTTACTCGAAAAAGATACTTTTGAAGAAAAGCTTCGTACTAATCTTGAAATTAAGAACGAATTATTTACTAAGGTTTATGGTAAACCAGCTCTTAAATTTGAAGATATTTTTGACAAGTACTATGAATATGGTCAAAGAATGAAGAAATACGTTACTGACACTTCAGTTTTAGTAAATGACGCGCTTGACCAAAATAAGAAGGTTTTATTTGAAGGGGCACAAGGTATCATGCTTGATATTGATGAAGGTACTTACCCATTTGTAACTTCTTCAAACACTATTTCAGGTGGTATTGCTTCAGGTATCGGTATTGGTGCCAACCGTTTGGATACTGTAATTGGTGTCTGCAAAGCTTACACTACTAGAGTAGGCGCAGGTCCATTCCCAACAGAACTTCTTGATGAGACTGGTGATCGTATTCGTGAAATTGCTCATGAATATGGTACTGTTACTGGTCGACCACGCCGTGTGGGTTGGTTTGACTCCGTTGCTCTTCGTCACTCAAAGCGTGTTGCTGGTATCAATGGCCTTAGCTTAAACTTGCTTGATGTATTTTCAGGTTTTGACAAGATTAAGATTTGTACTGCTTATGAACTTGATGGTGAAAAGATTGATTACTATCCAGCAAGTTTAAAGGAACTTTACCGTTGTAAGCCAGTTTATGAAGAACTTCCAGCATGGGAAGAAGATATTACTCAAGTTAAGACTTGGGATGAACTTCCAGAAAATGCTAAGAAATTCTTGAACCGTATTTCTGAATTAGTGGGTGTTCCACTAGTGACTGTTTCAGTTGGACCTGACCGTGAACAAACTATCGTATTGAAGAATCCATGGGAAATGTAA
- a CDS encoding DMT family transporter, with protein MNQRYRGITLAVVGACFWGASGTAVEFLFSNTNVDTSWLVGLRLIFSGILLMLYACYKYWDKVKAMFHDKKAVIMLILFAFLGMGSSQLSYFVAVKYSNAPTATVIQFLAPVFIIIYSSIRSKMLPRRIDLISIFVAVGGTFILATGGRFDQLALSPMACLWGLIAAISEAINTVMPGSLFKKYGTIPVVGTAMLMAGIAFLPNYFTQPMPKLTPVDISVIVYIIIGGTLLAYTMYLSSVQYIDPSTVGMLGAFEPLIATILSVTLLHADFGPMDMFGGFLIIVATFMQLVPTKDMVKNE; from the coding sequence GTGAATCAGCGCTATCGCGGAATTACTTTGGCTGTAGTTGGTGCATGTTTTTGGGGAGCATCAGGTACAGCGGTAGAGTTTTTATTTTCGAATACTAATGTAGATACATCATGGTTAGTTGGATTACGGCTCATTTTTTCAGGTATATTACTCATGCTTTATGCTTGTTATAAGTATTGGGATAAAGTGAAAGCAATGTTCCATGATAAAAAGGCAGTGATTATGCTTATCTTGTTTGCTTTTTTGGGAATGGGAAGCTCTCAGCTTTCATACTTTGTGGCTGTTAAGTATAGTAATGCACCAACGGCTACAGTAATTCAGTTTTTAGCACCGGTTTTCATCATTATTTACTCTTCAATTAGAAGTAAAATGTTGCCGCGGCGAATAGATCTGATTTCGATCTTTGTAGCTGTAGGTGGGACATTTATTTTAGCAACTGGTGGTCGCTTTGACCAATTGGCTTTATCACCGATGGCATGTTTGTGGGGATTAATCGCTGCAATATCAGAAGCGATTAACACAGTAATGCCAGGAAGCTTATTTAAAAAATATGGTACTATTCCGGTGGTGGGTACAGCTATGTTGATGGCTGGTATTGCTTTTTTACCAAATTATTTCACTCAGCCAATGCCTAAACTTACACCGGTTGATATTTCAGTGATTGTTTATATCATTATTGGTGGTACGTTGCTTGCTTATACAATGTATTTATCTAGTGTTCAATATATTGATCCAAGTACTGTAGGGATGCTTGGAGCATTTGAGCCATTAATTGCTACAATCTTATCAGTTACTTTGCTTCATGCGGACTTTGGTCCAATGGATATGTTTGGTGGCTTTTTAATCATTGTAGCAACTTTCATGCAATTAGTACCTACTAAAGACATGGTCAAAAATGAATAA
- a CDS encoding C40 family peptidase — protein sequence MNFKRSLVKLATVLSLFFTGISFINVPALTQTAQAAQSKAEKRNAVAGLAKKQVGKRYVYGATGPSAFDCSGLAQYVYKAAANKSLPRTTYGQVTKGKRVSMNHLKKGDLLFWGSTSAPYHVGIYVGDGQYVHAATPSQGVRKQALSVYFYPSAAKRVLN from the coding sequence TTGAATTTTAAACGTAGTTTAGTTAAGCTTGCAACAGTATTATCATTATTCTTTACAGGAATTTCATTTATTAATGTACCTGCTCTTACTCAAACTGCTCAAGCAGCTCAAAGTAAAGCTGAAAAGCGTAATGCCGTTGCTGGACTCGCTAAAAAGCAAGTGGGTAAGCGTTATGTATATGGTGCGACTGGTCCCTCTGCTTTTGACTGTTCAGGCTTAGCTCAATACGTTTATAAGGCCGCTGCTAATAAGTCATTACCTAGAACTACTTATGGACAAGTAACTAAAGGTAAGCGTGTTTCTATGAATCATCTTAAAAAGGGTGACCTATTATTCTGGGGCTCAACCTCAGCTCCTTACCACGTGGGTATCTATGTTGGCGATGGGCAATATGTTCACGCTGCAACGCCTAGTCAGGGTGTAAGAAAGCAAGCATTGAGCGTATACTTCTATCCATCAGCTGCTAAGCGTGTATTAAATTAA
- a CDS encoding GMP reductase, giving the protein MSNYFSMEAFDYDDIQLIPNKGIIKSRRDADTSVKFGNRTFKIPVVPANMESVIDDKLAVWLAENDYYYVMHRFEPEKRIPFIKMMHEKGLFASISVGIKDSEYDFIDELVKQNLKPEYITIDVAHGHSVYVIKMIKYIKEKLPNSFLTAGNIATPEAVRELENAGADATKVGVGPGKACITKLKTGFGTGGWQLAALRMCSKVASKPLIADGGIRHNGDIAKSVRFGASMVMIGSMLAGHEESPGNVIKIDGKTFKQYWGSASEVQKGAYKNVEGKQMLVPYRGSIKDTLREMQEDLQSAISYAGGRELNSIKLVDYVIVKDNIFDGDK; this is encoded by the coding sequence TTGAGTAATTATTTTAGTATGGAAGCCTTTGACTATGATGATATCCAACTTATTCCTAATAAAGGGATCATCAAAAGCCGACGTGACGCGGATACTAGTGTAAAGTTCGGAAACCGAACATTTAAAATACCAGTTGTCCCAGCTAATATGGAAAGCGTTATTGATGACAAATTAGCCGTATGGTTAGCAGAAAATGACTATTATTACGTCATGCACCGTTTTGAACCAGAAAAGCGTATTCCGTTTATTAAGATGATGCATGAAAAAGGATTATTTGCTTCTATTTCAGTTGGTATTAAAGACAGTGAATATGACTTTATTGATGAACTGGTCAAGCAAAATCTTAAGCCAGAATATATTACTATTGACGTTGCACATGGTCATTCTGTTTATGTAATCAAAATGATCAAGTATATTAAGGAAAAATTACCGAATTCTTTCCTTACTGCCGGTAACATTGCTACACCAGAAGCAGTGCGTGAATTAGAAAATGCTGGTGCCGATGCTACAAAAGTTGGTGTAGGTCCTGGTAAGGCATGTATTACTAAGCTTAAGACCGGTTTTGGTACCGGTGGCTGGCAACTAGCAGCGCTTCGTATGTGTAGTAAAGTTGCTTCAAAGCCCCTTATCGCAGATGGCGGTATTCGTCATAACGGTGATATTGCTAAATCTGTTCGTTTTGGCGCTTCAATGGTTATGATCGGCTCAATGCTTGCAGGGCACGAAGAATCTCCTGGTAACGTCATTAAGATTGATGGCAAAACCTTTAAACAATATTGGGGATCCGCTTCTGAAGTACAAAAAGGTGCTTACAAGAACGTTGAAGGTAAACAAATGCTTGTCCCATATCGCGGCTCAATTAAAGATACTTTACGTGAAATGCAAGAAGATTTGCAATCTGCTATTTCTTATGCCGGTGGACGTGAATTAAATTCAATTAAATTAGTAGACTACGTAATAGTTAAAGACAATATTTTTGATGGTGATAAGTAA
- the purB gene encoding adenylosuccinate lyase, giving the protein MLERYTRPEMGKIWTDENRYAAWLEVEIAATKAWAELGEVPEEDAEKIAKNASFTAERVAELEQVTHHDVVAFTRTVSESLGAEKKWVHFGLTSTDVVDTAQGFLLKQADEIIRKDLHELKKTIAEKAKKYKYTVEMGRTHGVQAEPTTFGLKLARWYAEINRDIERFEYAAKGVESGKISGAVGTFANVPPEIETSVMKQLGLTQQPITSQVLPRDLHAEYIAMLALIATSIENWATEIRGLQRSEIHEVEEHFRAGQKGSSAMPHKRNPIGSENLCGMARVIRGHVVTAYEDVALWHERDISHSSAERVILPDTTIAIDYMLNRFNRILANLDVFPETMLKNMDRTYGLIYSQRVLLKLIDEAGLSREKAYDMVQKLTAKSWNEQKQFRPLVENSEIMDYLSKEDIDDAFDYHYHLRHVDDIFKKCGLD; this is encoded by the coding sequence ATGCTTGAACGTTATACTCGTCCCGAAATGGGAAAAATTTGGACTGATGAAAATAGATATGCAGCATGGCTTGAAGTAGAAATTGCTGCAACTAAGGCATGGGCTGAACTTGGTGAAGTACCTGAAGAGGATGCAGAAAAGATTGCTAAGAACGCTTCATTTACTGCAGAACGTGTTGCAGAACTCGAACAAGTAACCCATCACGATGTTGTAGCATTTACTCGTACTGTTTCTGAAAGTCTTGGTGCTGAAAAGAAATGGGTACACTTCGGCCTTACTTCAACTGATGTTGTTGATACAGCACAAGGTTTTCTTTTAAAGCAAGCTGATGAAATTATCAGAAAAGACTTACACGAATTAAAGAAGACTATTGCTGAAAAGGCTAAGAAGTACAAGTATACTGTGGAAATGGGTCGTACTCATGGTGTGCAAGCTGAGCCTACTACTTTTGGCTTAAAGCTTGCTCGCTGGTATGCAGAAATTAACCGTGATATTGAACGCTTCGAATACGCCGCAAAGGGTGTAGAATCTGGTAAAATTTCTGGTGCTGTTGGTACTTTTGCTAATGTTCCACCTGAGATTGAAACTAGTGTGATGAAACAACTTGGTTTGACTCAACAACCAATTACTAGTCAAGTTTTGCCGCGTGATTTACATGCAGAATACATCGCTATGCTAGCACTTATTGCAACTAGTATTGAAAACTGGGCAACAGAAATTCGTGGCCTTCAAAGAAGTGAAATTCATGAAGTTGAAGAGCATTTCCGTGCAGGTCAAAAGGGGTCTTCTGCGATGCCTCATAAGAGAAATCCAATCGGTTCAGAAAACTTATGCGGTATGGCCCGGGTAATACGTGGTCATGTTGTAACTGCGTATGAAGATGTTGCTCTTTGGCATGAGCGTGATATTTCACACTCAAGTGCAGAACGTGTAATTTTACCGGATACTACAATTGCAATCGACTACATGCTTAACCGTTTTAACCGTATCTTGGCTAATTTGGATGTTTTCCCAGAAACTATGCTTAAGAATATGGACCGTACTTATGGTTTGATCTATTCACAACGTGTGCTTCTTAAATTGATTGATGAAGCAGGTCTTTCTCGTGAGAAAGCTTATGATATGGTTCAAAAATTGACTGCTAAATCTTGGAATGAACAAAAACAATTTAGACCATTGGTAGAAAACAGTGAAATTATGGATTATCTTTCAAAAGAAGATATCGATGATGCATTTGATTACCATTATCACTTACGTCATGTAGATGATATTTTTAAGAAATGTGGTTTAGACTAA
- a CDS encoding EamA family transporter — protein sequence MEKAKTRRLWTFLAAMAAVMWGISGLFAKGLFNISSKITPMWLTQIRLIVSGIVLLILAAILKQKPVATLKNRHDAWVILAYGIFGLLPVQLFYFMCIQVANASIATILQFIGPFFVLGYLALTHKQVMRRLDILAAICAFIGVFLLSTHGQFNHLAITPVALFWGLLSAVGEATYTLIPVNIVKRVSSMVVTGWGMLFAGISLVIIHPQFQAIPNKPAVWFYTGAVIVIGTIIPFQIMANALRYVVPSTASLLDAFEPFSATVGSVICFGLVMMPMDWVGSILVVLAAMALNFVPKRIRQEHDEA from the coding sequence ATGGAAAAAGCCAAGACTAGAAGACTATGGACATTTTTAGCCGCAATGGCTGCTGTTATGTGGGGAATATCAGGTCTTTTTGCTAAAGGACTTTTTAACATTAGTTCTAAAATTACGCCAATGTGGTTAACGCAAATTCGCTTGATAGTTTCTGGAATAGTTTTATTGATATTGGCAGCTATTTTAAAGCAAAAACCGGTAGCTACATTAAAAAATAGACATGATGCCTGGGTTATTTTAGCGTACGGAATATTTGGCTTATTACCTGTGCAATTATTCTATTTCATGTGTATTCAGGTGGCCAATGCGTCAATAGCTACAATTTTACAATTTATCGGTCCATTTTTTGTATTAGGTTATTTAGCTTTAACCCATAAGCAAGTTATGCGTAGATTGGATATATTGGCAGCTATTTGCGCTTTTATTGGGGTGTTCCTGCTTTCAACACATGGACAATTTAATCATTTAGCTATTACACCAGTTGCACTTTTTTGGGGACTTCTTTCAGCTGTGGGAGAAGCCACTTATACATTAATTCCCGTTAATATTGTTAAACGAGTTTCTAGTATGGTGGTAACAGGCTGGGGGATGTTATTTGCGGGGATTAGTTTAGTGATTATTCATCCGCAATTTCAAGCTATTCCTAATAAACCAGCTGTTTGGTTTTATACAGGTGCGGTCATTGTTATTGGAACAATTATTCCATTTCAAATTATGGCCAATGCTTTACGTTATGTTGTGCCATCAACAGCTAGTTTGCTTGATGCATTTGAGCCATTTTCTGCAACAGTGGGATCAGTTATATGCTTTGGACTAGTAATGATGCCAATGGATTGGGTAGGTTCAATTCTAGTGGTTTTAGCCGCAATGGCCTTAAATTTTGTACCAAAAAGAATTCGTCAAGAACATGATGAGGCATAA